AGCTTCCAGTTCGCCTTCACGTCATAGGTGATCCGTCGGCCGACAGCGAGACCGTCGATGCCGTACCGCTCGATCGACTCGACGTCCCCGAGGCGGGCGACCACCTCACCGATGACGTCCTCGTCGAAGGAGGGCGGGTTCTCCGCGAGGCACACCCAGACGTAGCCGAGCCACTCCCGGGTGGCCACGCTCACCAGGCCGAACTCGGTCCGGCCCACGTCGGGCATCTTGGTGAGGTTGGGCGCCGCGACGAGCTTGCCGTTCAGGTCGTACGTCCAGGCGTGGTAGGGGCACTGGAAGGCCCTCTTGACCTCGCCGGTCTCCTCCGTGCAGAGCTTGGCGCCGCGGTGCCGGCACACGTTGAAATAGGCACGGACGGAGTTGTCACGAGCGCGGGTGACCAGGATGCTCTCACGGCCCACGTCGACGGTGCGGAAGGCGCCGGGCTTCGCCAGTTCCGAGGCGCGCGCCACGCAGAACCACATGGTCTCGAAGATGCGCTCCTGCTCCTGGGCGAAGACCGCCGGATCCGTGTAGGAGGAGCCGGGAAGGGTGGCGATCAGGCTGTCCGGCAGACTGGTCGAGGTCACGGTGCACTCCTCGGAGGACGTCGTGGAGGGGCAACAACGCTGCGGGTCACGGGCGTGCGCAGCAGGATTCGGGGGGCGCCCCGCAGGGTGCGGGGCTGCTTCTACGTGCGGCTCCGCCGCGTGGGCGCGACCGGCCGCAACGGCGGTACGGAGGAGGCAACGACCCGTCGCGGCGCTCACAGCGGAGCGCTGAGCTGCTTGCGCCAGCGGGTGAACAGCCGGGGCTGGTTCATCCCGAGCACGGCGACCGGCCTACCGGCGCGCCGGTAGACGGCGAGGACGTCGCGGTCGTCAGCGGCGCCTTCCTCCACGGTCACGCTGTCGGCGCCGGCCGCGTGCCCGGCGAACTGGATCTTCACGCCGTACTGGTCGGACCAGAAGTACGGCGGCCGGGGCACGCCGGGTTCCACCGCACCGCCCGCCAGCAGCGTGGCCACGGCGGCATCGGGCCGCTCCCGTGCTCCGGTCCAGTGCTCGACGCGGCGGTGGGTACCGGTGCGGGGGTCGTACCAGTTGGCGCAGTCACCGACCGCGACCACCGCGGCCAGGCTGGTGCGGCCGTCGGCGCCGCAGGTCACGCCGTTGTCGAGCTCGACCCCTGAACCCCGCAGCCACTCGACGCACGGCCGTGCCCCCACGCCGACGACCACGATGTCGGCCGGGATGCTGCGACCGTCCTCGAGCAGGACGGCGTCCACCCTGCTCTCCCCGCTCAGCCCCTTGACGCCCACGCCGCACAGCAGCCGTACGCCGTGGTCGGCGTGCAGGGCGGAGACGACGGCGCCCATCGTCACGCCGAGCGGTCCGGCGAGCGGCGTCGGGGCCACCTCGACCACCGTCACGTCGAGCCCGAGGGCGCAGGCGGTGGAAGCCACCTCGGCGCCGATGAATCCGCCGCCGATCACCACCAGCCGTCCGCCCGCGGCCAGTTCGTCGCGCAGGGTGCGGGCGTCGTCCAGGGTGCGCAGCCGGTGCACTCCCGCGAGGCCCTCGGCACCCGGGAGCGTGCGCGCGGCGGCGCCCGTCGCGATGACGAGGCCGTCGGTGCGGACCTCGCGTCCGTCGGCGAGCCGTACGGCGCGCTCGGCTCGGTCGAGGCCGGTGGCGCGGACGCCGAGCAGCCACTCCGCCCCCAGGTCCTCGTCGTCCGTCTCCAGCGAGAGATCCGCTTCGCCTAGCGTGCCCGCCAGGAACTCCTTGGACAGCGGGGGCCTGTCGTACGGGCGGTGGGTCTCGTCGCCGATGACGACAAGCCGACCGTCGTAGCCCTGCTTGCGCAGCGAGCGCGCCGCCGACAGCCCTGCCAGCGAGGCGCCCACGACGGCGACGGTTCTCACGCGGGACCCCCGGCGAGCCGGGACGCGACGCACGGAGGCAGGTTGGGGGCGTCCGTGGACACCCGGAGGTAGATCATGCCGTCCTCCACCAGGACCCCGTGGGTGCGGACCGGGCGCTTGGCCGGCGGGGCGTCGACGGCGCCGGTCCGCAGGTCGAACTTCGAGGCGTGCAGCGGGCATTCCACCTCGCAGCCCTCCAGCCAGCCGTCGGCGAGCGAGGCGTCCTGGTGGGTGCAGGTGTCGTCGATGGCGAAGACCTCGCCGTCATCGGTGTGGAACACCGACACCGGCGGGTCGATGTCGAGCCGGAAGGCCTCACCTCGCGGGAGGTCCGCGAGACGGCACACGGGAATCATCATGACACCTCGGTGCGTATAACGAAACGGATTGCGGTAAGCGCAACATCAGTCTGAAGTCGGCCCGAATCCTTGTCAAGGAGTTCACGGGCCGGACGACCTGACCTTGCGGAGTTGCTCGTTATGCAACTTCCTGCGCAATAGGCAACAGGGGACCGAGTGCGGCCCCTTCTCTCCCCGAGCGGCGGAGAACAGGGAGGCGGCCCGTCTCCCCGCCCCGCGAAGGACCGACGGACGGGCGCGCGGCCCGGCGCGTACCGGGTGCTCAAAAGCCCCGGTCGATCCACTCCTGGAGGTGCGGAGCCTCGGCCGCGACGGTGGTCGTGTCCCCGTGCCCGGTGTGCACGACCGTGTCGCCCGGCAAGGTCAGCAGCCGCTCGCGGATCGAGTCGACCAGGGTCGGGAAGTCGCTCCACGACCTCCCCGTCGCGCCCGGTCCACCCGCGAAGAGGGTGTCGCCGCCGAAGAGGGCCGACAGGGCCGGTGCGTACAGACAGACCGCGCCGGGGGCGTGGCCCGGTGTGTGCAGCACGCTCAGTTCGACGCCCGCGACCGCCAGCACCCAGCCGTCGGCCAGTTCGCCGTCGGGTGTGCGGTCCGGGTGGGTCTGCTTCCACAGCGGGAGGTCGTCCGGGTGGAGGAGGATCGGCGCTCCGGTGCGCGCCGCGAGTTCGGGCGCGGCGTCGATGTGGTCGTTGTGGGCGTGGGTGCACACGATGGCGCGCAGTGTGCGCCCGCCGACGGCGTCGGCGATGGCCCCGGCGTCGTGTGCCGCGTCGACGACGATGACCTCGTGGTCGTCGCCGATGATCCACACGTTGTTGTCGACGTCCCAGGCGCCCCCGTCCAGCGAGAACGTTCCCGAGGTGACCAGGTGCTCGATGCGGGCGGCCATCAGAGGACCACCACCGAGCGCAGGACGTCGCCGCCGTGCATCCGCTCGAACGCCTTCTCCACCTCGTCCAGCGCGATGGTCTCCGTGACGAAGGCGTCCAGTTCCAGCCGCCCCTGGAGGTAGAGGTCGATGAGCACGGGGAAGTCGCGGGAGGGAAGGCAGTCGCCGTACCAGGAGGACTTCAGCGAGCCGCCGCGCCCGAAGACGTCGAGCAGCGGCAGTTCGAGCTTCATCTCCGGGGTGGGGACGCCGACGAGGACGACCGTGCCGGCGAGGTCGCGGGCGTAGAAGGCCTGCTTGTAGGTCTCGGGGCGGCCGACCGCCTCGATGACGACGTCGGCGCCGAAGCCGCCGGTCAGCTCACGGATCGCCTCGACCGGGTCGGTCTCCTTGGAGTTGACCGTGTGGGTGGCCCCCATGGTGCGGGCCTTCGCCAGCTTCCGGTCGTCGACGTCGACCGCGATGATCCTCGCCGCGCCCGCCAGGTTCGCCCCGACGACCGCCGCGTCCCCCACTCCGCCGCAGCCGATGACGGCGACGGTGTCGCCGCGGCCGACGTTGCCGGTGTTGATGGCGGCCCCGATCCCGGCCATCACACCGCACCCCAGCAGCCCGGCGACCGCCGCCGGGGCGGCCGGGTCGACCTTCGTGCACTGGCCCGCCGCCACCAGCGTCTTCTCCGCGAACGCGCCGATGCCCAGCGCCGGGGACAGCTCGGTGCCGTCGAGCAGGGTCATCTTCTGCCGGGCGTTGTGGGTGCTGAAGCAGTACCAGGGTCGCCCGCGCAGACAGGCCCGGCACTGCCCGCAGACCGCACGCCAGTTGAGGATGACGAAGTCTCCGGGGGCGACATCGGTGACCCCCTCACCCACCGACTCCACGACACCCGCCGCCTCATGGCCCAGCAGGAACGGGAAGTCGTCGCTGATGCCGCCCTCCCGGTAGTGCAGATCGGTGTGGCAGACCCCGCAGGCCTCGATCCTGACCAGCGCCTCACCCGGGCCGGGGTCGGGCACGATGATCGTTTCCAGGCTGACGGGGGCGCCCTTCCCCCGTGCGACGACAGCGCGGACCTGGTGAGTCATGGCACTCCTCGACTGGTACGACCTGAATGAATGTTGCCCATGGCGGCACGTTTTTCATGTGCCGCAACAAAGCATCGTGGAGTGCCGACCGACGGTCAAGGATCGGGGAGGTCCGCACCGCACCGGTCCTGCCGTGCTCCAGGGACGCGTCCTGACAGACATCCCGGGACGCAAAAGCGCCTGACCGGCGAAGATGCCGGTCAGGCGCCGTGGTCGGCAGGCGGCGGTGGGACAGGCCGCGGGCCGTCTGCCGTGCTCCGCTAGTCGATGCTCACCCGGAAGATCTTGTCCGAGCCGTCCGCCGCCCCTCCGTTGTTGTCACAGTTGGTCGTGGACAGCCAGAGCTGATCGGCTCCCGGCACCTTGGTGACGGTCCGCAGCCGGCCGTAGGTCCCCACGTAGTACGCCGTCGCCGTGCCGACGTTCTCGGTGTCGCCGTTGATCGGGATCCGCCACAGCCGCTCACCGCGCAGCGACGCCATGTAGACGGTGTTGCGGACGATGGCGATACCGCTCGGCGAGGCCTCGGACACGTTCCATGTCTTCTTCGGGTTGGTCATTCCGGAGACGTCACAGGTGCCCTCGCAGGTCGGCCAGCCGTAGTTGGCGCCCGGCTTGATCAGGTTCAGCTCGTCCTTCGAACTGTTGCCGAACTCCGCCTCCCACAGTCGCCCGTTGCGGTCGAACGCCAGGCCCTGCGGATTGCGGTGGCCGTAGCTGTAGACGTAGGTGCCGAACGGGTTGCCGGGGGCGGCCTTGCCGTCCGTCGTCATACGCAGGATCTTGCCGTTCAGGGAGTTCTTGTCCTGCGCCAGATCGGGCGTCTGGGCCTCACCGGTCGAGACGTAGAGGTAGCCGTCCGGGCCGAAGGCCAGCCGTCCGCCGTTGTGGTAGCGGTTCTTCTTGATGCCCTGGAGGAGGACCGTGTAGCCGGTCAGGGAGCTGCCGTCGTACGTCATGCGGACGACCCGGTTGCCCTCGGACGCCGTGTGCATGAAGTACACATGGTGGTTGGAGGCCCACTTGGGGTCGACGGCGACGCCGAGCAGTCCGCCCTCGCCGTTGGTGGTGACGGCGTTCGGCACCGTGCCCACCTGGGTCCTCGCCCCGTCCTTGGTCGCCTTCCAGACCCGGAAGTCGTCCCGCTCGGTCACCAGGGCGCTCTGTCCGTCGGGCAGCCACTGGATGCCCCACGGGATGGTCCACCCGCCGGAGACGGTGGCGACCGACGACGGGACTCCGCCGTCACCCGCACACGCCTTGGTGGTGAAGGTGACCGTGTTGCTCTGCCGGGAGACATTGCCGGCCGCGTCCTTCGCGACCACGTTCAGCGTGTACGGGCTGTCGCAGGCGAGTCCGGTGAGGGTGGTCGACGTGCCGGTGACCGTCTTGTACACGGTGTCGCCGCTGCGCACGTCGTAGCCCGTGACGCCCTTGTCGTCGGTGGAGGCGCCCCACTTCAGGTCGGCACCGGTCGCCGTGACGTTCGTGGCCCCGAGCGTTCCCGGAGTGCTCGGCGCCGTCGTGTCGGAGCTGGGTGTGGTCGTACAGTCGACGACCGGACTGGCCTGCGAGGTGTTGCCGGCCGCGTCCCGTGCGACGACGGTCAGGTCGTAGGTGGTGTTCGGGCTCAGCCCGGTCAGCGCCTTCGAGGTGGCGCCGCCCGCCGCTTCGCCCAGCTTGTTGCCGTGTTCGTACAGGTCGTACGCCGTCACGCCCACGTCGTCGGTCGAGGCGCCCCAGGCGAGGGTGAGCCGGTCC
This Streptomyces sp. NBC_00377 DNA region includes the following protein-coding sequences:
- a CDS encoding NAD(P)/FAD-dependent oxidoreductase, which translates into the protein MRTVAVVGASLAGLSAARSLRKQGYDGRLVVIGDETHRPYDRPPLSKEFLAGTLGEADLSLETDDEDLGAEWLLGVRATGLDRAERAVRLADGREVRTDGLVIATGAAARTLPGAEGLAGVHRLRTLDDARTLRDELAAGGRLVVIGGGFIGAEVASTACALGLDVTVVEVAPTPLAGPLGVTMGAVVSALHADHGVRLLCGVGVKGLSGESRVDAVLLEDGRSIPADIVVVGVGARPCVEWLRGSGVELDNGVTCGADGRTSLAAVVAVGDCANWYDPRTGTHRRVEHWTGARERPDAAVATLLAGGAVEPGVPRPPYFWSDQYGVKIQFAGHAAGADSVTVEEGAADDRDVLAVYRRAGRPVAVLGMNQPRLFTRWRKQLSAPL
- a CDS encoding S-(hydroxymethyl)mycothiol dehydrogenase; translated protein: MTHQVRAVVARGKGAPVSLETIIVPDPGPGEALVRIEACGVCHTDLHYREGGISDDFPFLLGHEAAGVVESVGEGVTDVAPGDFVILNWRAVCGQCRACLRGRPWYCFSTHNARQKMTLLDGTELSPALGIGAFAEKTLVAAGQCTKVDPAAPAAVAGLLGCGVMAGIGAAINTGNVGRGDTVAVIGCGGVGDAAVVGANLAGAARIIAVDVDDRKLAKARTMGATHTVNSKETDPVEAIRELTGGFGADVVIEAVGRPETYKQAFYARDLAGTVVLVGVPTPEMKLELPLLDVFGRGGSLKSSWYGDCLPSRDFPVLIDLYLQGRLELDAFVTETIALDEVEKAFERMHGGDVLRSVVVL
- a CDS encoding bifunctional 3-phenylpropionate/cinnamic acid dioxygenase ferredoxin subunit, which encodes MMIPVCRLADLPRGEAFRLDIDPPVSVFHTDDGEVFAIDDTCTHQDASLADGWLEGCEVECPLHASKFDLRTGAVDAPPAKRPVRTHGVLVEDGMIYLRVSTDAPNLPPCVASRLAGGPA
- a CDS encoding MBL fold metallo-hydrolase encodes the protein MAARIEHLVTSGTFSLDGGAWDVDNNVWIIGDDHEVIVVDAAHDAGAIADAVGGRTLRAIVCTHAHNDHIDAAPELAARTGAPILLHPDDLPLWKQTHPDRTPDGELADGWVLAVAGVELSVLHTPGHAPGAVCLYAPALSALFGGDTLFAGGPGATGRSWSDFPTLVDSIRERLLTLPGDTVVHTGHGDTTTVAAEAPHLQEWIDRGF
- a CDS encoding PQQ-dependent sugar dehydrogenase → MKRIRALPYGLALVVALPLAGLTAGAAHAATDYQAEDATLTQAAVATNHTGYTGTGFVDYTNIKGSTVEFTVSAAAAGTASVTLRYSNGTSVDRPMDISVGGTVVAPGVAFPATADWDTWATRTVGVPLAAGTNTIRATATTANGGPNLDRIGVGAVADSQAPTRPGQPSCSAIGEDRLTLAWGASTDDVGVTAYDLYEHGNKLGEAAGGATSKALTGLSPNTTYDLTVVARDAAGNTSQASPVVDCTTTPSSDTTAPSTPGTLGATNVTATGADLKWGASTDDKGVTGYDVRSGDTVYKTVTGTSTTLTGLACDSPYTLNVVAKDAAGNVSRQSNTVTFTTKACAGDGGVPSSVATVSGGWTIPWGIQWLPDGQSALVTERDDFRVWKATKDGARTQVGTVPNAVTTNGEGGLLGVAVDPKWASNHHVYFMHTASEGNRVVRMTYDGSSLTGYTVLLQGIKKNRYHNGGRLAFGPDGYLYVSTGEAQTPDLAQDKNSLNGKILRMTTDGKAAPGNPFGTYVYSYGHRNPQGLAFDRNGRLWEAEFGNSSKDELNLIKPGANYGWPTCEGTCDVSGMTNPKKTWNVSEASPSGIAIVRNTVYMASLRGERLWRIPINGDTENVGTATAYYVGTYGRLRTVTKVPGADQLWLSTTNCDNNGGAADGSDKIFRVSID
- a CDS encoding aromatic ring-hydroxylating oxygenase subunit alpha, which produces MTSTSLPDSLIATLPGSSYTDPAVFAQEQERIFETMWFCVARASELAKPGAFRTVDVGRESILVTRARDNSVRAYFNVCRHRGAKLCTEETGEVKRAFQCPYHAWTYDLNGKLVAAPNLTKMPDVGRTEFGLVSVATREWLGYVWVCLAENPPSFDEDVIGEVVARLGDVESIERYGIDGLAVGRRITYDVKANWKLIIENFMECYHCATIHPELTEVLPEFADGYAAQYYVGHGAEFGEGVQGFTVDGSEGLDRIPGVAQDQDRRYYAITVKPQVFINLVPDHVIFHRMYPVAVDRTIVECDWLYLPHVVESGKDVSRSVELFDRVNRQDFDACERTQPGMSSRMYAKGGVLVPSEHHIGAFHDWVNDRLGSRPQ